A window of Parasynechococcus marenigrum WH 8102 contains these coding sequences:
- a CDS encoding small RNA NsiR4-regulated ssr1528 family protein, with product MAIAGPDGVDAAIKAGVDLDGSPIPAPMLALYNEVMDLESQRARSGVIKSMRNRVVKTGAKHFDRESLNQRLLDAGWDGLKDKEIAFYFG from the coding sequence ATGGCGATTGCCGGACCCGATGGCGTGGATGCCGCCATCAAGGCGGGTGTTGATCTTGATGGTTCCCCGATCCCAGCACCCATGCTGGCCCTCTACAACGAAGTCATGGACCTGGAAAGCCAGCGCGCCCGCAGCGGCGTGATCAAGTCCATGCGCAACCGGGTGGTGAAGACCGGAGCGAAGCACTTCGACCGGGAAAGCCTGAACCAACGACTGCTCGATGCCGGTTGGGACGGTCTGAAGGACAAGGAGATTGCCTTCTACTTCGGCTGA